A window of Flavobacterium flavigenum contains these coding sequences:
- the fbaA gene encoding class II fructose-bisphosphate aldolase has protein sequence MAHNIKPGVATGDQVQEIFNYAKEKGFALPAVNVTGSSTINGVLETAAKLNAPVIIQFSNGGAQFNAGKGLSNAGEKAAIAGGIAGAKHIHTLAEAYGATVILHTDHCAKKLLPWIDGLLDASEKHFAETGKPLFSSHMIDLSEEPIEENIEICKEYLARMSKMGMTLEIELGITGGEEDGVDNSDVDSSKLYTQPEEVAYAYEELSKVSPKFTIAAAFGNVHGVYKPGNVKLTPKILKNSQDFVQKKFNTGHNPVDFVFHGGSGSTLEEIREGISYGVIKMNIDTDLQFAYTEGIRDYMVKNLDYLKSQIGNPEGPDAPNKKYYDPRRWVRESEVTFNARLEQAFADLNNVNTL, from the coding sequence ATGGCACACAATATTAAACCAGGAGTAGCTACAGGAGATCAGGTTCAGGAAATCTTTAATTATGCAAAAGAAAAAGGATTTGCACTTCCGGCAGTAAACGTAACCGGATCAAGCACAATTAATGGCGTTCTTGAAACTGCAGCAAAACTAAACGCTCCGGTTATCATTCAGTTCTCTAATGGAGGAGCACAATTCAATGCTGGAAAAGGATTATCGAATGCAGGTGAAAAAGCGGCAATCGCAGGTGGTATTGCAGGAGCAAAACACATTCATACTTTAGCAGAAGCTTACGGTGCAACTGTAATTTTACATACTGACCACTGTGCAAAAAAATTATTGCCTTGGATCGATGGTTTGTTAGATGCATCTGAAAAACATTTTGCAGAAACAGGAAAACCATTATTCAGTTCTCACATGATCGATTTGTCTGAGGAGCCAATCGAAGAAAACATTGAGATCTGTAAAGAATATTTGGCAAGAATGAGCAAAATGGGAATGACATTAGAAATCGAGCTTGGTATTACAGGTGGTGAAGAAGATGGTGTTGACAACTCTGACGTTGATAGCTCTAAATTATATACGCAGCCAGAAGAAGTAGCTTACGCTTACGAAGAATTATCTAAAGTAAGTCCTAAGTTTACAATTGCTGCTGCTTTTGGAAACGTTCACGGTGTTTACAAACCAGGAAACGTAAAATTAACTCCAAAAATCTTAAAAAATTCTCAGGATTTCGTTCAAAAGAAATTCAATACAGGACATAATCCAGTTGATTTCGTTTTCCACGGAGGTTCAGGTTCTACACTTGAAGAAATCAGAGAAGGAATTAGCTACGGAGTGATCAAAATGAATATTGATACTGACTTACAGTTCGCATATACTGAAGGAATCCGTGATTATATGGTTAAAAACCTTGACTATTTGAAATCTCAAATTGGTAACCCAGAAGGTCCGGATGCTCCAAACAAAAAATATTATGACCCAAGAAGATGGGTTCGTGAAAGCGAAGTAACATTCAACGCAAGATTGGAGCAAGCTTTTGCAGATTTGAATAACGTGAATACACTATAA
- the accD gene encoding acetyl-CoA carboxylase, carboxyltransferase subunit beta codes for MAWFKRQEKGITTATEDKMDVPKGLWYKSPTGKIIDADELARNLFVSPEDDFHVRIGSATYFEILFDNNEFVELDKNMTSKDPLHFVDTKKYAERLKDVMEKTHLKDAVRTGVGKSKGRELVICCMDFAFIGGSMGAVVGEKIARGIDHAIKNKLPFVMISKSGGARMMEAAYSLMQLAKTSVKLAQLAEAGLPYISLCTDPTTGGTTASYAMLGDINISEPGALIGFAGPRVVRDTTGKDLPEGFQTAEFLLEHGFLDFITPRKELKDKINLYIDLIQNNDIRK; via the coding sequence ATGGCTTGGTTTAAAAGACAGGAAAAAGGGATTACGACTGCTACAGAAGACAAGATGGACGTTCCGAAAGGATTGTGGTACAAATCCCCTACCGGAAAAATTATTGATGCTGACGAATTAGCGAGAAATCTGTTCGTAAGCCCTGAAGATGATTTTCACGTTCGAATTGGAAGCGCAACCTATTTTGAAATTTTATTCGACAACAACGAATTTGTTGAGTTAGATAAAAACATGACATCAAAAGATCCTCTGCATTTTGTGGATACAAAAAAATACGCTGAGAGACTGAAAGATGTAATGGAAAAAACGCACCTTAAAGACGCTGTTCGTACTGGAGTAGGAAAATCTAAAGGAAGAGAACTTGTAATCTGCTGTATGGATTTTGCCTTTATTGGTGGATCTATGGGAGCAGTTGTAGGTGAAAAAATCGCAAGAGGTATTGATCACGCGATCAAAAACAAATTACCTTTTGTAATGATTTCCAAGTCTGGTGGAGCCCGTATGATGGAAGCGGCTTATTCCTTAATGCAATTGGCTAAAACGTCTGTAAAATTGGCTCAGCTTGCCGAAGCCGGTTTACCATACATTTCTTTATGTACAGACCCAACTACAGGAGGAACAACTGCATCATATGCTATGCTGGGAGACATCAACATCTCTGAGCCTGGCGCTTTGATTGGTTTTGCTGGCCCGCGTGTTGTACGTGATACCACAGGAAAAGATTTGCCGGAAGGTTTCCAAACTGCTGAGTTTCTTTTAGAGCACGGTTTCCTTGACTTTATTACACCAAGAAAAGAATTGAAAGATAAGATCAACTTATATATTGATTTGATTCAGAACAATGACATTAGAAAATAG
- the purH gene encoding bifunctional phosphoribosylaminoimidazolecarboxamide formyltransferase/IMP cyclohydrolase has product MSTTKKIQSALISVFSKDGLEPIVRKLHKQNVTLYSTGGTEDFIKNLGIPVVPVEDITSFPEILGGRVKTLHPKIFGGILNRQDNESDVEQMKEFDIPQIDLVIVDLYPFEKTVASGASEQDIIEKIDIGGISLIRAGAKNFKDTVIVASVNEYSLLLDLITEQDGATTLENRRLFATKAFHVSSHYDGAIFNYFNTDETIYKESIANGQVLRYGENPHQKGFFFGDFDAMFKKVHGKELSYNNLLDVDAAVNLIAEFKTDGPTFAILKHNNACGLASRKTISEAYLAALACDPTSAFGGVLISNVKIDLETAQEINKLFCEVVIAPAYDNDAIEVLQEKKNRIILVQNEVELPSRQVRTCLNGLLIQDRNNITDNKEHLKTVTITEPTAQEIEDLIFASKICKNTKSNTIVFAKNGTLISSGTGQTSRVDALIQAVDKAKAFGFDLNGASMASDAFFPFPDCVELAKKAGITAVIQPGGSIKDELSINYCNENNLAMVFTGTRHFKH; this is encoded by the coding sequence ATGAGCACAACTAAAAAAATACAATCAGCATTAATATCTGTTTTTTCGAAAGATGGATTAGAGCCAATCGTTAGAAAATTACACAAGCAAAATGTTACACTTTATTCAACTGGCGGTACTGAAGATTTTATTAAAAACCTTGGTATTCCGGTAGTTCCTGTTGAAGATATAACTTCGTTTCCTGAAATCCTTGGAGGAAGAGTTAAAACATTACACCCAAAAATTTTTGGAGGTATTTTGAATCGTCAGGACAACGAAAGTGATGTTGAGCAAATGAAAGAGTTTGATATTCCTCAGATTGATTTAGTGATTGTTGATTTATATCCTTTTGAAAAAACGGTTGCTTCAGGTGCAAGCGAACAAGATATTATTGAAAAAATTGATATTGGCGGAATTTCATTAATCCGCGCAGGTGCAAAAAACTTCAAAGACACTGTGATTGTAGCTTCAGTAAACGAATACAGCTTGCTTTTAGATTTGATTACAGAGCAAGATGGGGCAACAACTTTAGAAAACAGAAGATTGTTTGCAACAAAAGCGTTTCACGTTTCATCTCACTATGACGGAGCTATTTTTAATTATTTCAATACAGACGAGACGATTTACAAAGAAAGTATTGCAAACGGTCAAGTTTTAAGATATGGTGAAAACCCTCACCAAAAAGGATTCTTTTTTGGAGATTTCGATGCAATGTTCAAAAAAGTTCACGGAAAAGAGTTATCATACAACAATTTATTAGATGTTGATGCTGCAGTAAATTTAATTGCTGAATTTAAAACAGACGGACCAACATTTGCGATCCTAAAACACAACAATGCTTGTGGTTTAGCCTCAAGAAAAACAATCAGCGAAGCTTATTTAGCAGCTTTAGCATGCGACCCGACTTCTGCTTTTGGAGGAGTTTTAATTTCAAACGTTAAAATTGATTTAGAAACTGCTCAGGAAATCAATAAATTATTCTGTGAAGTTGTAATTGCGCCAGCTTATGATAATGACGCGATTGAGGTTTTACAAGAGAAGAAAAACAGAATTATTTTAGTTCAAAATGAGGTTGAATTACCATCTCGTCAAGTAAGAACTTGTCTTAACGGATTGTTAATTCAGGACAGAAATAATATTACGGATAATAAAGAGCATTTAAAAACCGTTACAATTACAGAACCTACTGCTCAGGAGATCGAAGATTTGATCTTTGCTTCTAAAATCTGCAAGAATACAAAATCAAACACAATTGTATTTGCTAAAAACGGAACATTGATTTCATCTGGTACAGGTCAGACTTCAAGAGTTGACGCTTTGATTCAGGCTGTTGATAAAGCAAAAGCTTTTGGATTTGATTTAAATGGTGCTTCAATGGCAAGTGATGCCTTTTTCCCATTTCCTGACTGTGTAGAATTAGCTAAAAAAGCAGGAATAACTGCTGTAATTCAACCAGGAGGCTCAATAAAAGACGAATTAAGCATAAATTATTGCAACGAAAATAATCTTGCAATGGTATTTACAGGAACACGTCATTTTAAACATTAA
- a CDS encoding rod shape-determining protein — protein MGFFDFMTEDIAIDLGTANTLIIHNDKVVIDSPSIVARDRVSGKIIAVGKEANMMQGKTHENIKTIRPLKDGVIADFDASEKMINMFIKSIPALKKRMFTPALRMVVCIPSGITEVEMRAVKESCERVNGKEVYLIHEPMAAAIGIGIDIMQPKGNMIVDIGGGTTEIAVIALGGIVCDKSVKIAGDVFTNDIVYYMRTQHNLFVGESTAEKIKIQIGAAIEDLDGPPEDMSVQGRDLLTGKPKQVDVSYREIAKALDKSIQRIEDAVMETLSQTPPELAADIYNTGIYLAGGGSMLRGLDKRISQKTDLPVYIAEDPLRAVVRGTGMALKNIAKFKSILIK, from the coding sequence ATGGGATTTTTTGATTTCATGACCGAGGATATTGCGATAGACCTTGGAACCGCAAACACTTTAATCATTCATAATGATAAAGTTGTTATTGATAGCCCTTCTATCGTAGCACGCGATAGAGTATCCGGCAAAATCATTGCTGTTGGTAAAGAGGCCAACATGATGCAAGGTAAAACACATGAAAACATCAAGACCATAAGGCCTTTGAAGGATGGTGTAATTGCCGATTTTGATGCTTCGGAAAAAATGATCAATATGTTCATTAAAAGTATTCCTGCATTAAAGAAGAGAATGTTTACTCCAGCATTGAGAATGGTAGTTTGTATTCCATCTGGAATTACTGAGGTTGAGATGCGTGCTGTAAAAGAATCTTGTGAGCGTGTAAACGGAAAAGAAGTTTACTTGATTCACGAACCAATGGCAGCAGCAATTGGTATTGGTATCGACATTATGCAGCCAAAAGGTAACATGATCGTAGATATCGGAGGTGGTACAACAGAAATCGCTGTAATTGCATTAGGCGGAATTGTTTGTGACAAATCTGTAAAAATTGCGGGTGACGTTTTCACAAATGATATTGTATATTACATGCGTACGCAACACAACCTATTCGTAGGAGAAAGTACTGCAGAGAAAATAAAAATCCAGATTGGAGCGGCTATCGAAGATCTTGACGGACCGCCAGAAGATATGTCAGTACAAGGTAGAGACTTACTTACAGGTAAGCCAAAACAAGTTGATGTTTCTTACCGTGAGATCGCTAAAGCATTAGACAAATCTATTCAGCGTATCGAAGATGCAGTAATGGAAACATTATCTCAGACTCCTCCAGAATTAGCAGCAGATATCTACAATACGGGTATTTATTTAGCTGGTGGAGGATCAATGTTAAGAGGTCTTGACAAGCGTATTTCTCAAAAAACAGATTTACCGGTTTACATTGCCGAAGATCCGTTGAGAGCAGTTGTACGCGGAACGGGAATGGCACTTAAAAACATTGCAAAATTTAAAAGTATCTTAATCAAATAA
- a CDS encoding ABC transporter permease, producing MLLYLRLLKESLSFAVNALRNNKLRTLLSLLGVTIGIFSIIAVLAAVDSLDRKISKDLSSLDKNTIYLMKYNFGPSEIPQWKREQFPNVKYDEYIALKNSLNNTDQVGYQLFVNRETLKYDSKTVADVNMIPSSFEMVDIDGLSFDKGRFYTESESNSGTPVIVLGYDIANGLFGESDPIGKNIRLYGQRFTVIGVMTKQGAGFFGDSNDTSVYFPANFLRRMYGDSDSMTPVIVLKPVKGVDMDAYKAEVAQKLRAIRGMKAGEMDNFFINVLSGFTDFIDGILGQMNVVGWIISGFSLLVGGFGIANIMFVSVKERTNLIGIQKSLGAKNRFILFQFLFEAIILSVIGGIIGLLMVWGIAFVLTKALDFEFVLSVGNIILGTTLAALIGLISGILPAISAANLDPVEAIRTGM from the coding sequence ATGCTACTTTATCTTAGGTTATTAAAAGAAAGTCTTAGCTTTGCTGTTAATGCTTTACGAAATAATAAATTACGGACTTTATTGTCATTGTTAGGCGTAACTATTGGTATTTTTTCGATAATTGCTGTACTTGCCGCTGTTGATTCACTCGATCGGAAAATTTCAAAAGATCTGAGCAGCTTAGATAAAAATACAATTTATTTAATGAAATATAACTTTGGCCCATCTGAAATTCCACAATGGAAAAGAGAGCAGTTTCCAAATGTAAAATATGATGAATATATTGCCCTGAAAAATTCCCTAAATAATACCGATCAGGTAGGTTATCAGTTATTCGTAAATCGTGAAACTTTAAAATATGATTCGAAAACTGTTGCCGATGTAAATATGATTCCCTCTTCTTTCGAAATGGTTGATATTGACGGATTGAGTTTTGACAAAGGAAGATTTTATACTGAATCCGAATCGAATTCTGGAACTCCCGTAATTGTTTTAGGTTATGATATTGCCAACGGACTTTTTGGAGAAAGCGATCCTATTGGAAAAAATATTCGTTTATACGGACAGCGTTTTACGGTTATCGGAGTAATGACAAAACAAGGGGCAGGGTTTTTCGGGGACAGTAATGATACCTCGGTTTATTTTCCGGCTAATTTCCTGCGTAGAATGTACGGCGACAGCGATTCGATGACACCAGTAATTGTTTTAAAACCGGTAAAAGGTGTAGATATGGATGCTTATAAAGCAGAAGTTGCCCAAAAACTAAGAGCAATTCGCGGAATGAAAGCAGGGGAGATGGATAACTTTTTTATAAATGTACTTTCAGGCTTTACAGATTTTATTGATGGAATTCTCGGTCAGATGAATGTGGTAGGATGGATCATCAGCGGGTTTTCTCTTTTGGTAGGAGGTTTCGGAATCGCCAATATTATGTTTGTATCAGTAAAAGAAAGAACCAATTTAATAGGGATTCAGAAATCGCTGGGGGCTAAAAACCGATTCATATTATTTCAGTTTTTATTCGAGGCCATAATTCTTTCTGTAATCGGTGGGATCATTGGTTTACTTATGGTTTGGGGAATTGCGTTTGTTCTAACAAAAGCGCTTGATTTTGAATTTGTCTTAAGCGTTGGAAATATAATTTTAGGAACAACCCTGGCTGCTCTTATTGGATTAATTTCTGGAATCTTGCCAGCTATTTCGGCGGCAAATTTAGATCCTGTTGAGGCTATTCGGACGGGAATGTAG
- the mreC gene encoding rod shape-determining protein MreC — MQQIFNFIIKNSNRLLFLLLLGISLALTIQSHSFHRSRTISSANFISGGVYEKINSVNEYLNLRAENDELVLENARLKSLLFNIEDTTKAPMIDSIKGVKPADIIVSKVIHNSYSTHENYITLNSGSNEGVKQDMGVINSLGIIGIVDNTSPNYSTVISILNMKSQINAKLKKSNHFGSLTWDGKSTGTVQLTDVPRLASVRKGDTIVTGGQSVIFPENINIGVIDKYYIDTKTTFYTIDVKLFNDMTNLGHVYIIKSKGREELINLENKNKEKDE, encoded by the coding sequence ATGCAGCAAATTTTTAATTTCATTATAAAAAACAGTAATCGTTTGCTGTTTTTGCTGCTTTTAGGTATTTCGTTGGCACTCACAATCCAATCTCACTCATTTCACAGAAGCAGGACTATCAGCTCTGCTAACTTTATTAGTGGTGGCGTTTATGAAAAAATAAACAGCGTAAATGAGTATTTGAATTTAAGAGCTGAAAATGACGAACTGGTACTTGAAAACGCAAGATTAAAAAGTCTTTTATTCAACATAGAAGACACAACAAAAGCACCGATGATTGACAGTATTAAAGGTGTTAAGCCAGCGGATATTATTGTCTCTAAAGTAATTCATAACTCGTATAGCACACACGAAAATTATATTACATTAAATTCCGGATCAAACGAAGGTGTTAAACAAGATATGGGAGTAATTAATAGTTTAGGAATTATTGGTATTGTAGACAATACATCCCCTAACTATTCTACTGTGATTAGTATATTGAATATGAAATCTCAGATTAATGCAAAATTAAAAAAATCAAATCATTTTGGTTCTTTGACCTGGGACGGTAAAAGTACAGGGACTGTTCAATTAACCGATGTTCCGAGACTGGCTTCTGTTAGAAAAGGAGATACTATTGTTACAGGTGGACAATCTGTAATTTTTCCTGAAAATATAAATATTGGTGTAATTGATAAATATTATATAGACACAAAAACAACATTCTATACCATTGATGTCAAATTATTTAACGACATGACTAATTTAGGACATGTTTATATTATTAAAAGTAAGGGAAGGGAAGAACTTATTAATTTAGAAAATAAAAACAAGGAAAAAGATGAATAG
- a CDS encoding TrmH family RNA methyltransferase translates to MISKNQIKLITGLHQKKQRFANQLFFAEGIKVIQELLQSNFELEYLFTTQNDFETVGTSKRIPVTEQELKKISALSTPNTCLAVFKIPAENTIIDSGLILALDDIRDPGNLGTILRLCDWFGIQQIICSKETVDIYNPKVVQATMGSIARVNVNYVDLKSFITNAKLLVFGTFMNGENIYQSVLPQNGIIIMGNEANGISAEIEKTVTSRLTIPRFGKLQKTESLNVATATAIVLSEFKRNS, encoded by the coding sequence ATGATTAGTAAAAACCAAATAAAACTTATAACAGGTTTACATCAAAAAAAGCAACGTTTTGCTAATCAATTATTCTTTGCTGAAGGAATAAAGGTAATTCAGGAATTATTACAGTCCAATTTTGAATTAGAGTATTTATTCACAACACAAAATGATTTTGAAACGGTTGGGACTTCAAAACGTATTCCTGTTACTGAACAGGAACTTAAAAAAATAAGTGCTTTATCAACTCCAAATACATGTTTGGCTGTATTCAAGATCCCTGCCGAAAATACAATAATCGACTCGGGCTTAATTTTAGCTTTAGATGATATTCGGGATCCGGGAAATTTAGGAACCATTTTAAGGCTTTGCGATTGGTTTGGAATTCAACAAATTATTTGCTCAAAAGAAACTGTCGATATCTACAATCCAAAGGTAGTGCAGGCCACAATGGGATCTATTGCCAGAGTAAATGTAAATTATGTCGATTTGAAATCTTTTATAACAAACGCAAAATTGCTTGTATTTGGAACTTTTATGAATGGCGAAAATATTTATCAATCAGTACTGCCTCAAAACGGAATCATTATTATGGGTAATGAAGCCAATGGTATTTCAGCAGAAATTGAAAAAACAGTAACAAGCCGACTCACAATTCCCAGATTTGGTAAACTACAAAAAACCGAAAGTTTAAATGTAGCCACCGCTACTGCTATTGTTCTTAGTGAGTTTAAACGAAATAGTTAG
- a CDS encoding BamA/TamA family outer membrane protein, which yields MKKIFTKITAFILIAILICACNAVKRVPDGKNLLIKNDIIVNGKSTNDETASDQMYQKPNSNLLGFRLRLNLYNLAKLNPDSSYQAKFKNNPGKYERQSKILSAKQVDRLGQSFLYKGIHEFLKRTGEPPVIIDTSKTKKTLVRLKSYYFNNGYFNVAMNYNIDTVGYKKAKINYNITSGNVFTLDSIRQNISTPALDSLYKTNPEPSFLKSGNQFKTSDFEEEKNRITTYFRNHGAYYFQPTYVTFDVDTIGKKNKADINLIIKDNSIQEKDSSRTEPFKLYKISDVNIYTDYSPARAKSQIKDSTTYNNFNLYSYDKLKYKPRAITDAIFITKGGTYADFRTTLSSRYLNNLKIFNYPSIQYEVDKRDSTAQSLIAKVYLTPRKKYSFGASLDLTHSNIQDFGIGASVSETIRNVFNRAETLEISARVNIGSSKDMANPNNNFFNVSEYGVDMKLNFPRILMPFGTEKIIPKSMIPSTSISAGFSKQRNIGLDKENFTGGLSYLWSPKRYNSAKLDLLNAQYVRNLNPDNYFKVYTSSYDELNSIGKDYNVNNNNWGDTPEEQANKNLTIPKGASDFTNDVINNRTALTASDSKYKDVQGIEERRVRLTENDFILATSYTFTKTTKKDLADNTFYQFKTKIESAGTLLSAISGVASLPKNSRGNYEIFNLEYSEYIKTEFDYIKHWDFGKEKVLAVRSFFGIAIPFGNSDYIPFSRSYYSGGSNDNRAWQPYALGPGSTNAVNDFNEANMKLALSGEFRFKIFGDVKGAIFADAGNIWNVLDNVTDEKAKFSGLNDFEEIALGSGFGLRYDLSFFVIRLDLGFKTYNPADEPGKRWFREYNFGHSVLNFGINYPF from the coding sequence TTGAAAAAGATTTTTACAAAAATAACAGCATTTATTCTAATAGCAATACTTATTTGTGCTTGTAATGCAGTGAAACGAGTTCCGGACGGAAAAAATTTACTTATAAAAAATGATATTATTGTAAACGGCAAATCTACCAATGATGAAACTGCTTCAGATCAGATGTATCAGAAACCAAACAGTAACTTATTAGGATTTCGTCTGCGTTTAAATTTATATAATCTGGCAAAATTAAATCCTGATTCTAGTTATCAGGCAAAATTTAAAAATAATCCCGGAAAATATGAGCGCCAATCTAAAATATTATCTGCTAAACAAGTAGACCGTCTTGGACAGTCTTTTTTATACAAAGGAATTCATGAATTCTTAAAAAGAACCGGTGAGCCTCCTGTTATTATTGATACTTCAAAAACCAAAAAAACATTAGTTCGTTTAAAATCCTATTATTTTAACAATGGCTATTTTAATGTAGCCATGAATTACAACATTGACACGGTAGGCTATAAAAAAGCAAAAATCAACTACAATATTACAAGCGGAAATGTTTTTACTTTGGATTCTATTAGACAAAACATAAGCACACCAGCTTTGGATTCATTATATAAAACAAACCCGGAACCTTCATTTTTAAAATCAGGCAACCAATTCAAAACCAGTGATTTTGAAGAAGAAAAAAATCGTATCACTACCTATTTTAGAAATCACGGAGCCTACTATTTCCAGCCTACATATGTCACCTTTGATGTTGATACCATTGGCAAAAAAAATAAGGCAGACATAAATTTAATCATCAAAGACAACAGTATTCAGGAAAAAGATTCCAGCAGGACAGAACCTTTTAAGCTGTATAAAATAAGTGACGTAAATATTTATACTGATTATTCTCCTGCACGAGCAAAAAGCCAAATTAAGGACAGCACCACTTACAACAACTTTAATTTGTATAGTTATGACAAATTAAAATACAAACCCCGCGCTATTACAGATGCTATTTTTATTACAAAGGGAGGTACTTATGCCGATTTCAGGACTACTCTTTCCTCCCGTTACTTAAACAATCTGAAAATTTTCAATTACCCATCAATACAATATGAAGTTGATAAACGAGATTCGACAGCACAATCATTAATTGCAAAAGTCTATCTGACACCAAGAAAAAAATACAGCTTTGGCGCAAGCTTAGATTTAACACATTCCAATATTCAGGATTTTGGAATTGGAGCCAGTGTTTCAGAAACAATTCGAAATGTATTTAACAGGGCTGAAACCTTAGAAATTTCTGCTCGTGTAAACATAGGCTCATCAAAAGACATGGCCAATCCTAATAATAATTTCTTTAATGTTTCGGAATATGGAGTTGACATGAAACTTAATTTCCCAAGAATTTTAATGCCTTTTGGAACAGAAAAAATTATTCCGAAAAGCATGATCCCGTCCACGTCAATTTCCGCCGGTTTTTCTAAACAAAGAAACATTGGACTAGACAAGGAAAACTTCACAGGCGGCCTGTCTTACCTTTGGTCTCCAAAAAGATACAATTCTGCAAAACTAGATCTACTTAATGCGCAATATGTTCGTAATCTGAATCCGGATAATTATTTTAAAGTATATACTTCTTCTTATGATGAATTGAATAGTATTGGAAAAGATTACAATGTCAATAACAACAACTGGGGAGATACACCAGAAGAACAAGCCAATAAAAACCTGACTATACCTAAAGGAGCCTCTGATTTTACTAATGATGTTATAAACAACAGAACAGCATTGACAGCATCGGATTCAAAATACAAAGACGTTCAGGGTATAGAAGAAAGAAGGGTACGTCTGACTGAAAATGACTTTATTTTGGCCACTAGTTATACATTTACTAAAACAACCAAAAAAGATTTGGCAGATAATACTTTTTATCAGTTTAAAACTAAAATAGAATCAGCAGGAACTTTATTATCTGCCATTTCAGGCGTAGCAAGTCTTCCTAAAAACTCAAGAGGCAATTACGAAATATTCAATCTGGAATATTCAGAATATATTAAAACCGAATTTGATTATATTAAACACTGGGATTTTGGCAAAGAAAAAGTACTGGCTGTCCGAAGCTTTTTTGGTATTGCAATTCCTTTTGGAAACTCAGATTATATTCCTTTTTCACGAAGTTATTATTCCGGAGGATCAAATGACAATCGAGCCTGGCAGCCTTATGCGTTAGGCCCGGGAAGTACAAATGCAGTAAATGACTTTAATGAAGCCAATATGAAACTCGCCCTAAGTGGGGAATTTCGATTCAAAATCTTCGGAGATGTTAAAGGTGCAATCTTTGCTGACGCCGGAAATATCTGGAATGTACTCGATAATGTAACTGATGAAAAGGCAAAATTCTCTGGCTTAAACGATTTCGAAGAAATTGCTTTAGGAAGCGGATTTGGTTTGCGATATGATTTGAGCTTTTTTGTTATTCGTTTAGATTTAGGCTTTAAGACTTATAATCCGGCGGATGAACCGGGCAAACGTTGGTTCAGAGAATACAATTTTGGGCATTCAGTTTTAAATTTTGGGATAAATTATCCGTTCTAA
- a CDS encoding rod shape-determining protein MreD, whose protein sequence is MNSALLVNIFRFIMLLAIQIVIFNNMNFLGYISPYPYILYIILYPVNSNRSGLIISSFLLGITMDMFCNSGGIHAAACVILAYYRPYIFKFSFGLSYEYQTIKLNESLTPERFSFILVSVFLHHIVLFILEAFQFKFIWDILLRALFSSIFTILISIIIIYLIKPNKR, encoded by the coding sequence ATGAATAGCGCACTGTTAGTCAATATTTTTCGATTTATTATGTTACTTGCAATTCAGATTGTTATTTTTAACAACATGAATTTCTTAGGATACATAAGTCCTTACCCGTATATTTTATATATTATTTTGTACCCTGTAAACAGCAATCGATCCGGTTTAATAATTTCGAGTTTTTTATTGGGTATTACAATGGATATGTTTTGTAATTCAGGAGGTATTCATGCAGCAGCCTGTGTTATTTTAGCTTATTACAGACCTTATATTTTCAAATTCTCTTTCGGATTGAGTTATGAATATCAAACTATCAAGCTAAACGAATCCTTAACGCCTGAGCGTTTCTCATTTATTTTAGTTTCTGTTTTCTTACATCATATAGTTTTATTTATACTGGAAGCTTTCCAATTTAAATTCATTTGGGATATTTTGCTCCGCGCTTTATTTAGTTCGATTTTTACAATACTCATTTCTATCATAATCATTTATCTTATTAAGCCAAATAAACGATGA